A stretch of the Duncaniella dubosii genome encodes the following:
- a CDS encoding carboxypeptidase-like regulatory domain-containing protein encodes MKKSILFAFFLLLAAIGAQAQNITVHGTVLSKTDDEPLIGASVFSETLKSGAATDIDGQFTISVPKGSKLTISYVGYVTATVEAQAEMTIHLTIVR; translated from the coding sequence ATGAAAAAATCAATCCTGTTTGCGTTCTTTCTGCTATTAGCTGCGATAGGCGCACAAGCACAAAACATCACGGTGCATGGAACAGTTCTTTCAAAGACTGACGACGAACCATTGATCGGAGCATCCGTATTCTCTGAAACCCTTAAATCCGGAGCGGCCACAGACATTGACGGCCAGTTTACAATTTCAGTTCCCAAAGGCAGCAAACTAACCATTTCATACGTCGGCTATGTCACCGCAACAGTCGAAGCTCAGGCGGAAATGACAATTCATCTTACAATAGTTCGGTAA
- a CDS encoding SusC/RagA family TonB-linked outer membrane protein, whose amino-acid sequence MCISAIQLCLLKNYRTVDLTEDSEILDEVVVVGYSSEKKSDLTGSVSVVKMKDVSDTPTGNVIQALQGRVAGMNITTDGTPGGLSTGTSIRGTSSFRSEANGPLYVIDGVMTRENPGTILNSNDVESIQVLKDAASASIYGAQAANGVIIITTKRAKKGECRVKFDATLTLQTYQSGLDMLNADQWGEVYWSAYKYSYGTTPTSELYGNGATPKLQPYANLNGVMVTPQNTDWEKEIHRTALMQTYSVGLSKGDEYGTSSMSLSWLDHDGIIKGSDFQKANARFSSDYGFINNRLRAGGNVTVNWWRQHNAPGGIEENAIKMHPARTVYDSEGNFNDQVAFGLNDTPNLMRQIEEEATNKREYWRVFGNAYLSIEPIKNLIVKTNFGLNYHNGNDKIFTPANLRDKTNNLYQYSSKTTDWVWTNTAQYNVDFGKNSLMALIGVEAKRNHFEDMFGEGKGLEIEDPNYLYLGNVTANKNTGSGASNYSMFSVFGKINYTWDNKYLLSFTLRRDASSRLSNSHNYDWFPSVSAGWRISQEKFMESTRKWLSDLKIRGAYGVNGNDIIANDAFYAKYAMDLDRAAYAIGGGNTLTPGALRSRSTNPDLTWEKTYQTNVGLDASLLNSKLNFSFDYFYKKTNDMLVEKPYIATIGEGGYCWYNGGSMINKGVEITAEWRQSLNKDFSYNVGINVTAMKNEVTDLMKDIYYTWGGGNGIDKSIVGQALGSWMGYKTDGVFRTQEEVDAYKAKYKVSFGNPAVGRVRYVDTNGDGEINDRDRTWLGTDLPKAQFGLTLGANWKGFDLSLFFNSIIRDAWNNSKFYTDFFPLWTGNHGTQLLDAANAYERYLQTGYYASNIPAPAVDNSNNENEGSEYFIEDGSFVRLKTLSLGYTLPKSVQSKLSLKNARIYFQAQNLFTITNYTGADPEGLGYPYALPRQYTFGVQFGF is encoded by the coding sequence TTGTGTATCAGTGCGATACAGCTATGCCTGCTCAAAAATTACCGAACTGTTGATCTTACAGAAGACAGCGAAATTCTTGACGAAGTAGTCGTTGTCGGTTATTCTTCCGAAAAAAAATCCGATCTTACCGGTTCGGTATCCGTAGTCAAGATGAAAGATGTGTCCGACACTCCTACCGGCAATGTTATTCAGGCTCTTCAGGGACGTGTAGCCGGTATGAATATCACGACTGACGGCACACCGGGTGGTCTAAGCACAGGCACTTCAATCCGTGGCACATCCTCATTCCGGAGCGAAGCCAACGGGCCTCTCTATGTAATCGACGGCGTCATGACCCGTGAGAATCCCGGTACGATCCTCAACAGCAACGACGTGGAGTCAATCCAGGTGCTCAAGGATGCCGCATCTGCATCAATCTACGGTGCTCAGGCTGCCAACGGTGTTATAATCATCACGACCAAACGCGCAAAAAAAGGCGAATGCCGTGTGAAATTTGACGCAACACTGACACTCCAGACCTATCAAAGTGGACTCGATATGCTAAACGCCGACCAATGGGGCGAGGTCTACTGGTCAGCCTACAAATATTCCTACGGCACCACCCCGACATCCGAGCTATATGGAAACGGTGCGACACCGAAACTCCAGCCATACGCCAATCTCAATGGAGTCATGGTCACACCTCAGAACACAGACTGGGAAAAGGAAATTCACCGCACAGCCCTGATGCAGACATATAGCGTAGGCCTTTCAAAAGGCGACGAGTACGGCACCTCATCCATGTCGCTCAGCTGGCTTGACCACGACGGTATCATTAAGGGTTCTGACTTCCAGAAGGCCAACGCGCGTTTCAGCTCTGACTATGGTTTCATCAATAACCGTCTACGTGCAGGAGGTAATGTCACCGTCAACTGGTGGCGTCAGCACAACGCCCCCGGTGGAATCGAGGAAAATGCCATCAAAATGCACCCGGCCCGTACAGTCTATGACTCGGAAGGCAACTTCAACGATCAGGTCGCATTCGGGTTGAATGACACTCCGAACCTTATGCGCCAGATTGAAGAAGAAGCGACCAACAAGCGCGAATACTGGAGAGTGTTCGGCAATGCCTATCTCTCAATCGAACCTATCAAGAATCTTATCGTCAAGACCAACTTCGGTCTGAACTACCATAACGGGAATGACAAAATATTCACTCCTGCCAATCTCCGCGACAAGACCAACAATCTTTATCAATATTCAAGCAAGACCACGGATTGGGTATGGACAAATACTGCTCAATACAATGTGGATTTCGGCAAGAACTCTCTTATGGCTCTGATTGGCGTAGAGGCAAAGCGCAACCATTTTGAAGACATGTTCGGCGAAGGCAAGGGCCTTGAAATCGAAGACCCCAATTATCTTTATCTCGGCAACGTGACTGCGAATAAGAATACTGGGTCAGGCGCATCGAACTACTCGATGTTCTCCGTATTCGGAAAAATCAATTACACATGGGACAATAAATATCTCTTATCATTCACTCTGCGCCGCGATGCCTCTTCACGCCTTTCCAACAGCCACAACTATGACTGGTTCCCATCTGTCTCTGCCGGCTGGCGCATATCTCAGGAAAAATTCATGGAGAGCACCCGCAAGTGGCTCAGCGACCTGAAAATCCGTGGCGCTTACGGAGTCAATGGTAACGACATTATAGCAAACGACGCTTTCTATGCAAAATATGCAATGGATCTCGACCGTGCGGCGTATGCCATCGGAGGCGGCAACACCCTCACTCCCGGAGCGCTCCGTTCACGCAGCACCAATCCTGATCTCACATGGGAAAAGACCTACCAGACAAATGTCGGTTTGGACGCATCGCTTCTCAACAGCAAGCTGAACTTCTCGTTTGATTATTTCTACAAAAAGACCAACGACATGCTTGTAGAAAAACCATATATCGCAACTATCGGTGAAGGTGGCTACTGCTGGTATAACGGCGGTTCGATGATCAACAAAGGCGTTGAAATCACTGCTGAATGGCGCCAGTCGCTCAACAAAGATTTCAGCTATAACGTCGGCATCAACGTAACTGCAATGAAAAACGAAGTAACCGACCTCATGAAAGACATCTACTACACATGGGGTGGAGGCAACGGCATTGACAAGAGTATTGTCGGACAGGCACTCGGCTCATGGATGGGCTACAAGACCGACGGTGTTTTCCGTACACAGGAAGAAGTTGATGCCTACAAAGCGAAATATAAAGTCAGCTTCGGCAATCCGGCGGTAGGTCGCGTGCGCTACGTCGACACAAACGGAGACGGAGAAATCAATGACCGTGACCGCACATGGCTCGGAACAGACCTTCCGAAAGCCCAGTTCGGTCTGACTCTCGGGGCAAACTGGAAAGGATTCGATCTCAGCCTCTTCTTTAACAGTATCATCCGTGACGCATGGAACAATTCCAAATTCTATACCGACTTCTTCCCTCTCTGGACCGGCAACCACGGCACACAACTCCTTGATGCAGCTAATGCCTATGAAAGATACCTTCAGACCGGCTACTACGCATCAAACATTCCGGCTCCAGCTGTCGACAACAGCAATAATGAAAACGAAGGCTCGGAATATTTCATCGAAGACGGTTCGTTTGTACGTCTGAAAACACTTTCTCTCGGTTACACACTCCCCAAAAGCGTACAAAGCAAACTCAGTCTGAAAAATGCCCGTATCTATTTTCAGGCCCAAAATCTCTTCACAATAACAAACTACACCGGAGCTGATCCCGAAGGTCTCGGCTACCCTTATGCCCTCCCCCGCCAATATACTTTCGGCGTACAGTTCGGTTTCTAA